Proteins co-encoded in one Paracoccus aestuarii genomic window:
- a CDS encoding NAD(P)/FAD-dependent oxidoreductase, whose translation MARVIHVAGAGVFGLAAAWALTRRGAAVRVFEARTIGAGSSGGHVGALAPHAPDPWNPKKALQLTSLLAAPDFWPGVEAASGLPTGYARTGRLQPVPDARMAEHLPERIAAAARHWPAGMGMTLTRDPQGPLIPPSPTGLWLHDGLTARLNPRAALAALAQALRQAGVPITEDTPAPQDHAPTLWATGTPGLEALNTALDRRIGQGVKGQSLLLAHAVPDSPQIFADGLHIVPHADGTTAIGSTSENAWDHPDPDHQADDLLARAITLCPALATAPVLDIWAGLRPRARSRAPILAPWPGRPGHLIANGGFKIGFGMAPLIADLAARIMLDDHQDIPDLFALP comes from the coding sequence GTGCGGGTCTTCGAGGCGCGGACCATCGGCGCAGGCTCCTCGGGCGGCCATGTCGGCGCGCTCGCCCCGCATGCGCCCGACCCGTGGAACCCCAAGAAGGCGCTGCAACTGACCAGCCTGCTGGCCGCGCCCGATTTCTGGCCCGGGGTCGAGGCCGCATCCGGCCTGCCCACCGGCTATGCCCGCACCGGGCGCCTCCAGCCCGTCCCCGACGCGCGCATGGCCGAACATCTGCCCGAACGCATCGCGGCGGCGGCCCGGCACTGGCCCGCCGGGATGGGCATGACCCTGACCCGCGACCCCCAAGGCCCGCTGATCCCGCCCAGCCCGACGGGGCTGTGGCTGCATGACGGGCTGACCGCCCGGCTGAACCCGCGCGCAGCCCTGGCCGCGCTGGCCCAGGCCCTGCGCCAGGCCGGCGTCCCGATCACCGAAGACACCCCCGCCCCGCAGGACCACGCGCCCACCCTCTGGGCCACCGGCACCCCGGGGCTCGAGGCGCTGAACACCGCGCTCGACCGCCGCATAGGCCAAGGCGTCAAGGGCCAGTCGCTGCTCCTCGCCCATGCCGTGCCGGACAGCCCGCAGATCTTCGCCGATGGGCTGCACATCGTCCCCCATGCGGACGGCACCACGGCCATCGGCTCGACATCCGAAAACGCGTGGGACCATCCCGATCCCGACCATCAGGCCGATGACCTGCTGGCCCGCGCCATCACCCTCTGCCCCGCCCTGGCCACGGCGCCCGTCCTCGACATCTGGGCCGGCCTGCGCCCCCGCGCCCGATCGCGCGCGCCGATCCTGGCCCCCTGGCCCGGCCGCCCCGGCCACCTGATCGCCAATGGCGGCTTCAAGATCGGCTTCGGCATGGCCCCGCTGATCGCCGATCTGGCCGCCCGGATCATGCTCGACGACCACCAGGACATCCCCGACCTCTTCGCCCTGCCCTGA
- a CDS encoding bifunctional salicylyl-CoA 5-hydroxylase/oxidoreductase: MKILCLGGGPAGLYFAISMKLRDPSHDVTVLERNNAGDTFGWGVVLSDDALLRLERNDPPSAQAIRDHFIYWDDIAVVRDGHRQVSGGHGFAGIGRRQLLILLQERARELGVDLQFQTEFQTAETYRRDYDLVVACDGLNSRVRTEYADVFRPDIDMRRCKFVWLGTKQKFDDAFTFIFEKTPQGWLWAHVYSYDADTATFIVECAQDTWDAMGFEGMSKEQIVETCRNVFKDHLGGHELMSNAAHLRGSAVWMNFPRVICDRWYHENVVLMGDAAATGHFSIGSGTRLALDSAIALADYLHSEPDLPRAFERYQEERRVEVLRLQSAARNSLEWFEEVERYLDLDPIQFTYSLLTRSQRIGHENLRLRDPDWVREAEDWFQRQAGGQPGRAPIFAPFRLRDMALKNRIVVSPMAQYKAREGCPTDWHLVHYGERAKGGAGLVFTEMTCVSPEGRITPGCPGLYAPEHQAAWRRITDFVHAETDARICCQIGHSGRKGSTRIGWEGMDQPLEDGNWPIMAASALPWSEGNAVPQEMTRADMEAVTEQFVAATRMADAAGFDMIELHAAHGYLLSGFLSPVSNRRTDDYGGSLENRLRWPLEVFAAMRAVWPQDRPMSVRISATDWTEDGVTPDESVAIARAFHAAGADIIDVSAGQTTPEARPVYGRMFQTPFSDRIRNQAGLATMAVGNITDADQANGILMAGRADLVAIGRPHLADPYWTLHAATALGDPADWPLPYHASRDQARRLAAKQAEEIRA, from the coding sequence ATGAAGATTCTCTGTCTGGGCGGCGGGCCTGCGGGCCTCTATTTCGCGATCTCGATGAAGCTGCGCGATCCGTCGCATGACGTGACAGTGCTGGAGCGCAACAATGCGGGCGACACCTTCGGATGGGGCGTGGTGCTGTCCGACGACGCCCTGTTGCGGCTGGAACGCAACGACCCGCCCTCGGCGCAGGCGATCCGCGACCACTTCATCTATTGGGACGACATCGCGGTGGTCCGCGACGGGCACCGCCAGGTCTCGGGCGGGCACGGCTTCGCCGGGATCGGGCGGCGGCAGCTGCTGATCCTGCTGCAGGAGCGCGCGCGCGAACTGGGCGTGGACCTGCAATTCCAGACCGAGTTCCAGACCGCCGAAACCTATCGCCGCGACTATGATCTGGTCGTGGCCTGCGACGGGCTGAACAGCCGCGTCCGCACTGAGTATGCGGACGTGTTCCGCCCCGACATCGACATGCGCCGCTGCAAGTTCGTCTGGCTGGGCACCAAGCAGAAATTCGACGACGCCTTCACCTTCATCTTCGAAAAGACGCCGCAGGGCTGGCTCTGGGCGCATGTCTATTCCTACGATGCCGACACTGCGACCTTCATCGTGGAATGCGCCCAAGACACCTGGGACGCGATGGGCTTCGAAGGCATGTCCAAGGAGCAGATCGTCGAGACCTGCCGCAACGTCTTCAAGGACCATCTGGGCGGGCACGAGCTGATGTCGAACGCCGCCCACCTGCGCGGCTCGGCCGTCTGGATGAACTTTCCCCGCGTCATCTGCGACCGCTGGTATCATGAGAACGTCGTGCTGATGGGCGATGCGGCGGCCACGGGGCATTTCTCGATCGGGTCGGGCACGCGGCTGGCGCTCGACAGCGCCATCGCGCTGGCCGACTATCTGCACTCCGAACCCGACCTGCCCCGCGCCTTCGAACGCTATCAGGAGGAACGGCGCGTCGAGGTGCTGCGCCTGCAATCGGCGGCCCGCAACAGCCTGGAATGGTTCGAGGAGGTCGAGCGTTACCTGGACCTGGACCCGATCCAGTTCACCTATTCCCTGCTGACCCGCAGCCAGCGCATCGGCCACGAAAACCTGCGCCTGCGCGACCCGGATTGGGTGCGCGAGGCCGAGGACTGGTTCCAACGGCAGGCCGGCGGCCAGCCGGGCCGCGCGCCGATCTTCGCGCCCTTCCGCCTGCGCGACATGGCGCTGAAGAACCGCATCGTGGTCTCGCCCATGGCGCAGTACAAGGCGCGCGAAGGCTGCCCGACCGACTGGCACCTGGTCCATTACGGCGAACGCGCCAAGGGCGGCGCGGGCCTGGTCTTCACCGAGATGACCTGCGTCAGCCCCGAAGGCCGCATCACGCCGGGCTGTCCTGGCCTCTACGCGCCCGAGCATCAGGCGGCCTGGCGGCGGATCACCGATTTCGTCCATGCCGAGACGGATGCCAGGATCTGCTGTCAGATCGGCCATTCCGGCCGCAAGGGCTCCACCCGCATCGGGTGGGAGGGGATGGACCAGCCCCTTGAGGACGGCAACTGGCCGATCATGGCGGCCTCCGCCCTGCCCTGGTCCGAGGGCAATGCCGTCCCGCAGGAGATGACCCGCGCCGACATGGAGGCGGTGACCGAACAGTTCGTGGCCGCGACCCGCATGGCCGATGCGGCGGGCTTTGACATGATCGAGCTGCATGCGGCGCATGGCTATCTGCTGTCGGGCTTCCTGTCGCCGGTGTCGAACCGGCGCACGGATGACTATGGCGGCAGCCTGGAGAACCGCCTGCGCTGGCCGCTGGAGGTCTTCGCCGCCATGCGCGCCGTCTGGCCCCAGGACAGGCCCATGTCGGTGCGCATCTCGGCCACGGACTGGACCGAGGATGGCGTGACGCCGGACGAATCGGTCGCCATCGCGCGGGCCTTCCATGCGGCGGGGGCGGATATCATCGACGTTTCGGCCGGTCAGACGACGCCCGAGGCGCGGCCCGTCTATGGGCGGATGTTCCAGACGCCGTTCTCGGACCGCATCCGCAACCAGGCGGGGCTGGCAACGATGGCGGTGGGCAACATCACCGATGCCGATCAGGCCAACGGCATCCTGATGGCGGGGCGCGCCGATCTGGTGGCCATCGGGCGGCCGCATCTGGCCGACCCCTATTGGACGCTGCATGCGGCGACGGCCCTGGGCGATCCGGCGGACTGGCCCCTGCCCTATCACGCGAGCCGCGATCAGGCGCGCCGCCTGGCCGCGAAACAGGCCGAGGAGATCCGCGCATGA
- a CDS encoding DUF4202 family protein: protein MTRLDHAFTAIDAANAQDPNLQDGQPANLLYGQRMTAEQQRLFPDADDVLRIACRGQHVERWLLPRAAYPMNRPGYLAWRQEQGRRHADRIAGIMADAGYDDDDIDRARKMLTKQGIKRDPQVQALEDVICFTFIRWYLGDFMAEQPDHKIPRIIEKTARKMSAEARARALAEFPMPDALAQYFHEADQPRTLSRAVIVSHGQPGDPAPQQAAIEALAAQVAAHAPGVEVLGATLADPDALPRTCRSDCIIYPMFMAEGWFTGIELPRRLAQAGAPGAHIMRPFGTDPGLDALVVEKARQAADAQGWALSDTTLLLSAHGSQRGQASHDITMALAARIAPHFAHVVAGFVEQEPFIADAARGLDRAISLPLFALRAEHVTDDLPQALDQAGFTGPRLDPVGLAPEVPAMIAASIAREVSSLK, encoded by the coding sequence ATGACCCGCCTCGACCACGCCTTCACCGCCATCGACGCCGCCAACGCCCAGGACCCCAACCTCCAGGACGGCCAGCCCGCCAACCTCCTCTACGGCCAGCGGATGACGGCAGAACAGCAGCGACTGTTCCCCGACGCCGACGACGTTCTGCGCATCGCCTGCCGCGGCCAGCATGTCGAACGCTGGCTGCTGCCGCGGGCCGCCTATCCGATGAACCGCCCCGGCTATTTGGCCTGGCGCCAGGAACAGGGCCGCCGTCACGCGGACCGCATCGCGGGCATCATGGCCGATGCGGGCTATGACGACGATGACATCGACCGCGCCCGAAAGATGCTGACGAAACAGGGCATCAAGCGCGACCCCCAGGTGCAGGCGCTGGAGGATGTGATCTGCTTCACCTTCATCCGCTGGTATCTGGGCGATTTCATGGCCGAACAGCCCGACCACAAGATCCCCCGCATCATCGAGAAGACCGCCCGCAAGATGTCGGCCGAGGCCCGCGCCCGCGCCCTGGCCGAATTCCCCATGCCCGACGCCTTGGCGCAGTATTTCCACGAGGCCGACCAGCCCCGCACCCTGTCGCGCGCCGTCATCGTCTCGCATGGCCAGCCTGGCGACCCCGCCCCCCAGCAGGCCGCCATCGAGGCCCTGGCCGCCCAGGTCGCGGCCCACGCCCCGGGCGTCGAGGTCCTGGGCGCGACGCTTGCCGATCCCGACGCCCTGCCCCGGACCTGCCGCAGCGACTGTATCATCTATCCGATGTTCATGGCCGAGGGCTGGTTCACCGGGATCGAGCTGCCCCGCCGCCTGGCCCAGGCCGGCGCGCCCGGCGCGCATATCATGCGCCCCTTCGGCACCGATCCCGGCCTCGACGCGCTGGTCGTCGAAAAGGCGCGACAGGCGGCCGATGCCCAGGGCTGGGCGCTGTCCGACACGACGCTGCTGCTGTCCGCGCACGGCTCGCAGCGCGGGCAGGCCAGCCATGACATCACCATGGCGCTGGCCGCCCGCATCGCGCCGCATTTCGCCCACGTGGTCGCAGGCTTCGTCGAACAGGAGCCCTTCATCGCCGACGCCGCCCGCGGCCTCGACCGCGCCATCAGCCTGCCGCTCTTCGCCCTGCGCGCCGAGCATGTGACCGACGACCTGCCGCAGGCGCTGGATCAGGCGGGCTTCACCGGCCCGCGCCTGGACCCGGTGGGCCTCGCGCCCGAAGTGCCCGCGATGATCGCAGCCTCCATCGCCAGAGAAGTTTCAAGCTTGAAATGA